The window GGCAATGGAGCGAAACACTTCAAGCCATCTTGCTCGAACTGCACGGCGAAGCCGCTCAAACACTTCTGCCCGTCGATCCCGATTCAATGGACGAGTCTGAAGAGACGGAACCCGACGCTTCGCTTTCCAGAACACAGCAAGCCCTGCGTGCCATCTTCCGACTGCTTCACCGATTCGCCGATCTCAACCCATCGCTCGATGAGCCAGTCGAGGGATCCGTTGCCGTCGAAATGCTCGCGTCACGGATGAGCGAAGTGCGTTGGGTCGACGATCCCTCGCCCACCGAGATTGAATTGCTGGGTTGGCTGGACCTTGCTCTCGATGATTCGCCGGCTCTCGTTGTTTGTGGATTGAATCATCCGTTCGTTCCCGAAGCTCAATCGGGCGACCCGTTCTTGCCGCAATCACTGCGATCGACCCTGCACCAATCCGCCAACGATCGCCGTTACGCTCGTGACGTGCACGCGATGCAGCAATTGCTCACGTCTCGCGAAACGGTTCGCTTCCTGGTCGGTTCGCACAGCGCCGACGGATCTCCGACTCCGCCATCGCGTTTGCTCGCCGCTGCGACTCCCGAAGAAGCCGCCAAGCGGGTTTGTGATTTGCTGACGATTCCACGTCCCAAGATCGTGATCGAACCGGTCCAGCCACCTCCTGCGGTCAGCGTTGATTCGCAAGTCTTCTTCGCTCCTCCACCTCCGGAACCTGGGCGGACAATCGACACGCTCAGCGTCACCGCGTTCTCGGCCTACCTCGCCTGCCCTTACCGGTTTTACCTGCGGCATGTTTTAAGGCTCCGTCCACTGGATGATTCCCCCTTGGAGTTGGCCGCCAACCAATTTGGCGACCTGGTCCACGGAGCACTCGAAGAGTTCGGAAGAGGTGACTACAAGAACGAGACCGATCCCAAACGCATCGAAGAAGCGTTGATCGAAGAGCTTCATCGGTACGCGGCCAAACATTTCGGCGACAACACATCCACGACCGTGAAGCTGCAAGTTCGCCAAGCCCAACGGCGTTTGAAAACGGTCGCCCTTCGACAAGCCGAACGTGCCGCCGCCGGATGGCAAATTCATGCTGTGGAGGACGCCGTCGATGAGAAAAAGATTCACCCGATCACCGGCAAACCCAAGAAGCCAACCGGCATCACTTTGGATGGCCAGTTCACAGGCCTACGCGGACGTTTTGACCGCATTGACTTTCATCCCGAAACCGGGCGTTGGGCGATTCTGGACTACAAGACACACGGTCACAAACCGGAAAAGAAACACCTCAAAAAACTGCCCGACGGATCGACTCAGTGGGTGGATTTGCAGTTGCCACTGTACCGTCGTTTCATTCCCGATCTTGGCATCGATGCGGACCCGGTGGACGTTGAGCTGGGATACTTCAACGTTGCCGAAAAGGACACCGAAACTCAAATTAATCTGGCCGAGTTCACTCCGGCACAATTTGCCGCGGCGGACGAACTGATTCATCACTGCGTTCGCGAAATCCGTGCGTGTCACTTCGAGCCCAATCCCGACGGCGTCGAATTTGACGACTACGAAATGCTGATGAACGAGAGCGTGTTCATTCCCATGGACGACGACACGGAGGCCTTCGAATGAGCAACCCATCTGAACACCCTTTGTTTGACGACAACCCGTTCTTCGACGAGCAAGCCCAGCCTTCGGAAGCCGAAATGCTTCACGACGACAATCAACTTCCCGAGGACGACTCGCTTCCCGACGAACTGGACTTTGTTGTCGAGTCACCGACCACGCTGCGAGAAGCCTTTGAGCCGACGTTGGTGCGGGCTTCGGCCGGCACGGGCAAGACCTATCAACTGACCGCTCGGTTGTTGAAGATTCTGTTGACCGGTGCACCACCGGAAACGATTCTCGCGACCACGTTCACTCGCAAAGCCGCGGGCGAAATTCTCGAACGAGTCTTGATCACTCTTGGTAAAGCCGCGATCGATCCGAGTGAAAACGCGATCACGGAACTGCGACAACAAGTCGGCATCGAAGGCTTGCCGCGTCACGTCTGTGGACAACTCTTCCATCGCTTGCTGCGCAACATCCACCGATTGCGCATTTGCACGCTGGACAGTTTGTTCTCCCAACTTGCCAGAGCACTGCCGTTTGAATTGGATCTGCCGCCTGGTTGGCGTTTGACCGACGAGGTCGAGGAAATCTGGTTGCGACAAGTCGCGATCGGAAACTTAATCGAGTCCCTGCAGCCCGCCGAAACAGAAACGCTGATTTCGATGCTCAGCCGCGGCGATGTCAAGCGCAACATCGCACGTGAATTGATCGATGTGGTCGAGAACACCTACAACTTGGCTCGCCAAGCCGACGTCGAACGATGGGACCAATTGAAAGTTCCCGAACTCCCTGAGTCAGCCGACATCACACGCACATCGGGCATGCTCCGGTCCGCCGAAGTGCCACAAAAGTCACTCGTCAAAGCACTCGAATCCGCGGCCGACAGCCTCGAAATTCGCGACTTCGGACCGCTTGTCGAAGCCACGCTGACCAAGAACATCGCGAAAGCGCGTTTGCATGGTGAAGAAGTCAAATTTGGACGCAGCAAGTTCCCACCGGGCTTGGATCCTGAATTCGATCTGATCTACGAAGTCGCCCGGCATGAGTCCCTGTCGTTGCTGCGGGCTCAGAACCAAGCCACCAGCACCCTGGTCGACCACTACGACACGTTGATCCAATTGGTCAAGCAAGCCCAACGGGCACTCGCGTTTGATGACATCGCGGTTCGCTTGGCCGGCGTGTTCACGCAGCTAGACAATCACACTTTGCAAGACCGACTCGACGCCTCGATCGATCACTTGCTGCTCGATGAATTCCAGGACACATCGCCGGTGCAGTGGCAAGTCCTTCGTTTGCTGGCGCAATCGGTGACCGGCGAATCAACGGATTCGTCGTCCAATGTTCTGGATCCCAAACGATCTAAATCGTTCTTCTGCGTGGGTGATACCAAACAAGCCATCTACGGTTGGCGTGGCGGTGTGGCAGAGATCTTTGATGCCGTCGACAAGCAGATTCCGGGCATCATTTCGAAGCAGCAAGACGAGAGCTATCGCAGCAGCAGCGTCGTGCTCGACGCGGTCACCGATGCGTTTCAACATTTGCCTCGTCACCCGATGGCGGAGGGATCGGATCCGCCCAACCCCGCCGACAAGGCGACCTATGAAGCCAAGGCACTCAAGCGGTTCGCGAAACGTTTTCCCAAGCACACCGCGGCCAGAAAGCTGCCCGGCTTCGTTCAGTTTCGGACCGCGGAATTGAATTTGAAACCGCCTGCGGACTCCGACGAAAAAACAAAGAGCAAACCATCCGCCGCTGACATTCAGAAAGGCTTGCTGGACGACGTCGCGAAACAAATTGCCGAGTTGCACCACCAATCGCCACACCTGACGATTGGCGTGCTGACTCGCACAAACAGCACCGTCGGTGCGTTGATCAATCGATTGGAACACCTCGATGTCGACGTCAGTGCCGAAGGCGGCAACCCGCTTGTCGATTCCGTCGCGGTGCGTTGGATTTTGTCTGCATTGATGATGTGCGAACATCCCGGCGACGGTCGCTGGCGATTGCATATCGCCAACAGCCCGCTCAAGTTTGTCTTGCCGCTGTCCGACAGCGATGGCAAAGGCGAAGCGGCCGATCAGCTTCGAGCACGGATCGAGGACCAGGGTCTCGCCCAAACAATTCTGTTTCTTGCGAAAGCGTTGATGCCTCACTGTGACAGTCGCGAGAATGTGCGTTTGGAACAATTGATCGAACTAACAACGCTCTACCAACACACCGCCGACAGCCGCCTGCGAGACTTCGTCGAATTGGTGCACGAAAAACGAGTCCAGCGTCCGCGTGCCGCCGTGGTACGCGTGATGACCGTTCACCAATCCAAAGGGTTGGAATTCGACGCCGTTTTCTTGCCCGAGATCCACAAGGCGTTGTTGGGGCCATCACCGCAATGCTTGGCCGACATCCCAGAGATTGGCCAACCCGCACGCGGGCTCAGTCGTTCGGTCGGCGAAGCCCAATGGCACTTTCTTCCCAAACGTTGGCAAGCCGTGTTTGGCGGTTCCGTTGCCGCCCGGTTGACCGAAGCGATGTGCTTGCTCTACGTCGCGATGACACGTGCTCGGCAAGGTTTGTACTTGGTGATCCCGCCCGCTGGCAAAAAGGACTTCAACAACAAAACCGCCGCCTCGCTGCTGTACCACGCTTGGAAGTGCGAAGCCGACCCAACCGCCGAAGGCGAGGTGTTGTTCGAGAGCGGCGATGCCGATTGGTTTGGCGATTCGAAGGTTGAATCAGTGGATGAAACCAAAAGCGAAAAGGAAGACGTGCCGACTCGACGATTGTCGTTCGTATGATCGAAGACAATCGCGTCATCGGAAGATGAAATTCAAACCTCTCGAATGGGATTGTTGCATCACACGAGTCAACGCCGGCCCCATCCTGGGCGATGTTTGTGTTGATCGCCATCGTTCTCGGGGCTTCAGGCTCGAGCTACTGACGTGGACTCCACCGGAGCCATTACGAGGGGTGGACTCCTCCCGCCCCATGCACACAAATTCGCCCCGGACGGGGCCGGCGTCTTGCTACACTTGAATGTTCTCTTCAGCACATTCATCCGAGGTGACTTCGCATGGCGTACACCAATTTGCGTGTCCATTTGATCTGGAGCACCAAGGATCGAAAACAATGGTTCTTCGACGAGTTCCAGGAAGAACTCTCCGCCTACATCGGTGGCGTTCTTCGCAAACGCAAACATTCCCTCTTGGCCGCCGGCGGAGTCGAAGACCACATCCATCTGTTGGTCAGCATTCATCCGGCGCAATCGATTTCCGATTGTGTGCGAGATATCAAATCCAACTCAAGTGTTTGGGTGCACGAACATCTCACGAACTTGAAATCTTTTCAGTGGCAGACGAAATACGGAGCCTTCTCTGTGAGCGAATCCTCCGTTGACTCCGTCAAGGCCTACGTTGCCAACCAAAAGGAACATCACAAGAAGTTGACCTTTAAGGAAGAGTTCATGGCGATACTACGCAAACATGGCATCCAGTTCGATCCACGTTACGTGTTTGAATGAACCGACATGCCTCACCCATCCAAAGTCGGCCACATCCCACGCCGGCCCCGTCCTTGGCGATTTTGCGGATGGCTCCGGAGGAGTCCGCGTCAGTAGCTCGGGGTGTCAGCCGAATGGCACTTACTTTAGATCCGAGTCTCTCATTTTAGACGGTGGTTTCGTGCGTTTTTCAAACTGCATGTTTTTGGGGCGTTTCCGGTAGGCCTCGCGGCGATAACTACGTTTGCTGCGAATCGGTAGCTTGTCCTTGCGGGCGATCGACAATGCTGTTTGGTAGGCCATTCTCCAACGCTCAGGCTCCGTGTGCATGTGCCGCAGGAGGAAGGTTTGAAACGTGGTCCACGTTCGTTTGAAGCTCATTCGACGCGGCGGAACTTTCTCGAAGGCCGCCGCTTCGATCCGAAGCTGGCTGGTCAGGTTGTAAGCCACCACCGACGTATAGAGTTCTTTCATGAATGTGTCGACGCTTTTGGCGCGAATGTTCTCGGCGTCCATGACCACCTTGAAGTTGCGAATGTCAATTTCTACGTCGTAGCGTCGCTCAAATAGCGAGGCAGACGCGAAAGCATCTTGCGCAAGCGTACTGACCAGATAAAGTGTCAGCGTGTCGGTCGCCTGGACTTCATGCAAATAGACATCCAACTGGCAGTCGGACGGGAGATCTGGCTGCGTCTGGCGATTCTTCTTCGTGGGTTTCCAGGTGTGCCGATAAGTTTTGTGGTGCTCGGATTGTTCGATCAATTCGGCATCCTTCTGCAGCGACTGAAAGTTCACCTTCTTCATTCGCAGCAGGATGTCGTGACCTGCGTCGATTGCCCCATGTGCGATTCCAAAGATCCCAAATCCTGCATCGGACATGATGATCGAATTCTCCGGAAGCTGCTCAAACCCCTGCCGAGCAAGTTGCGTTTCGGAGATCGCCTCAGGACCGTACATCGGTCCCACTTGTGGAAGCATCGCTGCACCGCTGGCGAGTTCGTGAAAGACCGTCAACAGCACACAAGGCCACACGCCTTCACCGAGCTGATTGCTTGCCGGTGGAAACGCTTGCTGGAGTTCTTTTTCCGGGGCCAGTGCCAACGTGGTTCCATCGATCAAGAACACGCGTTGTTCGTCCACCGCCGGCTCGGTGGCAGAAAGGATCCCCGAGCTCACTTCCTCGGCAAACCAACGAACGACTTCTAACGGTAAGCGAGATCTAGCACGACTGTAGCCACCCGTTGCGACCGAGAGCGTGTTGTCTTCCAGGCGTTTGTTTTCGGGAAGATAAGTCGGTCGCGTATCGAGTAAATGCTTGACTGCGTTTTCAAGCGAGGCATCCGGCTTGAGTCGCTGGTAAACGAGCATCCACAGGACAACACATGCCGTATAGACGGTATGAGCTTGTTGCTCGAAGAGCTTGTTGGCATCTTCAAAGTTGACTAGCTGCTGCAACAACTCAAAAGAGCGGTCGAACTGGAGGTCAGCTTCGTGATTTGGACCGGTATAGTTCATGCCAAAATGGCTCCTTATTGGGAAAAGAAGCCTCTATGCGCA of the Rhodopirellula baltica SH 1 genome contains:
- a CDS encoding PD-(D/E)XK nuclease family protein, with product MTQTIFLGWNQPLLVSSLQWLKETNGPKTKGDWNLSHLDLVFPSRRAIDRMSELLLAEANAAKQTVRLPRMLTVGDLPSRLYESDTAALDFEQTLAWARVLAAANQDDLSVLISSPPAPDAADAWLELGGTMRRLHNSIAAEGLTYADVLDMCDSAGERRRWQFFVDLMKAYLAELAAAGKADPNEAQLEAILNNACRATRPLVLIGTSDISRLLVSMLGQVESSKQSASITALVAAPESHSKRFDSFGNLNAGLWQSHCLPLQDDQLIPAGDVSDQTAAVMETLAEFGQKYRVDQITIGVTDESQVEPIENRCDLLGVATHRHLGHRVGQTAVGRLMHLIVTYLQRRTWRSLAALVRHADVTRYVSERCPGHPESEKWLRELDQLLSSAFPRSVDEPLPAEVQQTETADQIRTVLDQWLSPLIKNTEPQPIRQWSETLQAILLELHGEAAQTLLPVDPDSMDESEETEPDASLSRTQQALRAIFRLLHRFADLNPSLDEPVEGSVAVEMLASRMSEVRWVDDPSPTEIELLGWLDLALDDSPALVVCGLNHPFVPEAQSGDPFLPQSLRSTLHQSANDRRYARDVHAMQQLLTSRETVRFLVGSHSADGSPTPPSRLLAAATPEEAAKRVCDLLTIPRPKIVIEPVQPPPAVSVDSQVFFAPPPPEPGRTIDTLSVTAFSAYLACPYRFYLRHVLRLRPLDDSPLELAANQFGDLVHGALEEFGRGDYKNETDPKRIEEALIEELHRYAAKHFGDNTSTTVKLQVRQAQRRLKTVALRQAERAAAGWQIHAVEDAVDEKKIHPITGKPKKPTGITLDGQFTGLRGRFDRIDFHPETGRWAILDYKTHGHKPEKKHLKKLPDGSTQWVDLQLPLYRRFIPDLGIDADPVDVELGYFNVAEKDTETQINLAEFTPAQFAAADELIHHCVREIRACHFEPNPDGVEFDDYEMLMNESVFIPMDDDTEAFE
- the tnpA gene encoding IS200/IS605 family transposase; amino-acid sequence: MAYTNLRVHLIWSTKDRKQWFFDEFQEELSAYIGGVLRKRKHSLLAAGGVEDHIHLLVSIHPAQSISDCVRDIKSNSSVWVHEHLTNLKSFQWQTKYGAFSVSESSVDSVKAYVANQKEHHKKLTFKEEFMAILRKHGIQFDPRYVFE
- a CDS encoding IS4-like element ISRba1 family transposase, translated to MNYTGPNHEADLQFDRSFELLQQLVNFEDANKLFEQQAHTVYTACVVLWMLVYQRLKPDASLENAVKHLLDTRPTYLPENKRLEDNTLSVATGGYSRARSRLPLEVVRWFAEEVSSGILSATEPAVDEQRVFLIDGTTLALAPEKELQQAFPPASNQLGEGVWPCVLLTVFHELASGAAMLPQVGPMYGPEAISETQLARQGFEQLPENSIIMSDAGFGIFGIAHGAIDAGHDILLRMKKVNFQSLQKDAELIEQSEHHKTYRHTWKPTKKNRQTQPDLPSDCQLDVYLHEVQATDTLTLYLVSTLAQDAFASASLFERRYDVEIDIRNFKVVMDAENIRAKSVDTFMKELYTSVVAYNLTSQLRIEAAAFEKVPPRRMSFKRTWTTFQTFLLRHMHTEPERWRMAYQTALSIARKDKLPIRSKRSYRREAYRKRPKNMQFEKRTKPPSKMRDSDLK
- a CDS encoding UvrD-helicase domain-containing protein, coding for MSNPSEHPLFDDNPFFDEQAQPSEAEMLHDDNQLPEDDSLPDELDFVVESPTTLREAFEPTLVRASAGTGKTYQLTARLLKILLTGAPPETILATTFTRKAAGEILERVLITLGKAAIDPSENAITELRQQVGIEGLPRHVCGQLFHRLLRNIHRLRICTLDSLFSQLARALPFELDLPPGWRLTDEVEEIWLRQVAIGNLIESLQPAETETLISMLSRGDVKRNIARELIDVVENTYNLARQADVERWDQLKVPELPESADITRTSGMLRSAEVPQKSLVKALESAADSLEIRDFGPLVEATLTKNIAKARLHGEEVKFGRSKFPPGLDPEFDLIYEVARHESLSLLRAQNQATSTLVDHYDTLIQLVKQAQRALAFDDIAVRLAGVFTQLDNHTLQDRLDASIDHLLLDEFQDTSPVQWQVLRLLAQSVTGESTDSSSNVLDPKRSKSFFCVGDTKQAIYGWRGGVAEIFDAVDKQIPGIISKQQDESYRSSSVVLDAVTDAFQHLPRHPMAEGSDPPNPADKATYEAKALKRFAKRFPKHTAARKLPGFVQFRTAELNLKPPADSDEKTKSKPSAADIQKGLLDDVAKQIAELHHQSPHLTIGVLTRTNSTVGALINRLEHLDVDVSAEGGNPLVDSVAVRWILSALMMCEHPGDGRWRLHIANSPLKFVLPLSDSDGKGEAADQLRARIEDQGLAQTILFLAKALMPHCDSRENVRLEQLIELTTLYQHTADSRLRDFVELVHEKRVQRPRAAVVRVMTVHQSKGLEFDAVFLPEIHKALLGPSPQCLADIPEIGQPARGLSRSVGEAQWHFLPKRWQAVFGGSVAARLTEAMCLLYVAMTRARQGLYLVIPPAGKKDFNNKTAASLLYHAWKCEADPTAEGEVLFESGDADWFGDSKVESVDETKSEKEDVPTRRLSFV